A window of Pomacea canaliculata isolate SZHN2017 linkage group LG3, ASM307304v1, whole genome shotgun sequence contains these coding sequences:
- the LOC112559549 gene encoding uncharacterized protein LOC112559549: MISPSKTVTEAADSEEQTLSTSSLKSLTSNRQRVVVQGPSGTQTTLSFLPPISLTSSSYEDAQGTSSKEPSVGQTHRASNRCACSCVAANHSHTAEAKAELVIKELLLQKSALSKQTRKYNSAQDWRPSAIVTGGVGVVCLVVFVALVVTPDVGPVVRFLYRYIKLQCAVH; encoded by the exons ATGATATCCCCTTCAAAGACTGTGACAGAGGCTGCCGATAGTGAAGAGCAGACATTATCGACTTCCTCACTGAAGTCTCTCACGTCAAATC GTCAGCGTGTAGTGGTACAAGGACCTTCGGGTACACAAACTACATTATCCTTTCTGCCTCCTATATCTTTAACATCGAGTTCTTATGAGGATGCACAAGGAACGTCTTCTAAGGAGCCAAGTGTAGGACAGACGCATCGAGCCAGCAACAGGTGTGCCTGTTCGTGTGTCGCTGCGAACCATTCTCACACAGCTGAGGCCAAGGCCGAATTGGTTATAAAGGAGCTGTTGCTGCAAAAGAGTGCCCTGTCAAAACAGACTCGCAAGTACAACAGCGCCCAGGACTGGCGACCGTCGGCCATTGTGACTGGAGGTGTCGGTGTGGTGTGCCTGGTGGTGTTTGTCGCTCTGGTTGTGACACCTGACGTGGGTCCAGTCGTGCGTTTTCTCTATCGCTACATAAAACTTCAGTGCGCGGTTCACTGA